ACAAAAAAGCTCAAGCATGAATGACCTCTGCTTGAGCTTTTTTATATGCCAGGATTAGGCTTAAATCGTTTAGCTACTCTGCCAGTAGCCTACTCTTCTAATCTATCTTCCTTTATAGGCTAGCTAACGCCTGATTAAAGTCTTCCATTAAATCATCGATATCCTCGAGCCCAACAGATATCCTAGCGGTGTGCTCTAATCGGGTTTCATGCTCGGTGCGAGTTTTCTGTTCAGGATTAATGCCTAGACCCGGGGAATAAATTAGACTTTCGAAGCCTCCCCAGCTCACGCCGATTTGAAATAGCTTCAGATTGTTCATTAGCTTTGCTACAGCAGATGGACCTCCATGTAGCTCAAAGCTGAACAAACCCGTACTCCCACTAAACTGTTTTACCGCAAGCTCATGCTGCTCATGCTGCTCCAGCAGTGGGAGATTAACTCTGCTGACTTGAGGGTGCTGGCTAAGCATAAGCGCAATTTGCATTGCGGATTCGGCATGCTGCTTCATACGTAGTCCGAATGTCTTCAGTCCACGAGTAAGCAGCCATGCCTCCAGCGGTGCTAATGTAGCCCCAAGTAATGCAATCTCATTGTTCGCTATGGCGTCGATCCGCTCTTGCGAAGCAATGACTACGCCAGCAGTCACATCACTGTGACCTGACAAATATTTGGAAGCGGAATGAATGACGATGTCAATGCCCCATTCAATGGGGCGCATAGTTGCAGGTGTTGCACAAGTGTTATCCATTACCGTTAGTAATTGATGTTCCTTGGCGATTTGGACGACAGCCGGAATATCGAACACATCCATGAAGAAGGTTGAAAACCCTTCACAATACAGCATTTTCGTATTCGGCTTAATCGCTGCTTGTACCTGGTCTAATTGTCTGAAATCCACGAAATCAGCAGTAATACCAAACTTAGGCAAGTAGTTCTGAAGCAGCTGATATGTGCCATTGTATATCGGATAGCTGCACACCACATGGTCGCCTTGGCTCAAGCAGTGAAGCAACGTAGAGGAAATCGCCGCCATTCCTGAAGTGAACAGCTTAGCCGCTTCTCCCTTTTCCAACGCCGCTAGCTTCTTCTCTGCTATCTGCTGAGTAGGATTAGAAATTCTTGAATAATAATAAGTTTCTTCCTGCCATTGCGATTGTTGGAATGCCTCATACGAATCAAATGTAAAAAGTGTATTAATAAATACGGGTGGAACAACCGCTCCTAGAAACGTTTCATCCCCATAGTGGGCAAGAATGGTCTGCATACCTGCATCCTTGGTTTTTTTGCCTAATTGCTTACTCATCTTGTCCTCTCCACCCTCTACCTCTATCTATTCAAACTTATCGAGTGTTATCCTTTAACAGCTCCGTCTGTCAGTCCATCTACAACAAAACGCTGTACAATTGCAAACATAATTAATGAAGGAACAAGCGCCATAACAGCACCAGCTGTCATTACTCCCCAGTTGACATCATAGTTCTGTACGAACATAGAAAGCCCAACAGGAATCGTCTTAAATTCATCACTGCTAATAAACATGATGGCACAGAGCAATTCATTCCAAGCTCCGATAAATGCGAATACGAAGGTAGCTACAATTCCAGGAAGCATAATCGGTAGCACGACCCGGAAGAGTGCCCGCAGCTTGCTACAGCCGTCGATTAAAGCCGCTTCCTCTAAATCTACCGGTATTCTATCGAAGAAGCTTCGCATGAGTATTAGACAGAATGGAATATTACCCACGATATAAATCATGATCAAGCCGCCTAGATTGTTCATTAAACCAATCTTGCTGAACAGAATAACGGTTGGAATCATAACCATTACACCGGGAATCATTTGGGTTAGCAATAAGCCATACACAGCCATTTGCTTCCCTCTGAATTTATAACGTGCTAGCGCGTATCCACCTAGAATCGCGAAGCAGGTTGTGAATAATCCAGTTCCTAACGACACGAGAACACTGTTTTTCAGAAAAACATCGAAATTAGAGGATTGCCATAATACTCTGTAGTTGTCTAATGTGAAATTTTTGGGCCAGTATTGAATGTCTGTAGTAAGGATATCCAGTTTCGGCTTCAAGGAAGTAATAAATAGCCAGTAGAATGGCAGAAGGACCCCGAGTAGAAACATAGTAAGTATTAATACACGAGATATCGTAATCAAGGCGCGTTGGGTTCTAATCATCAGAAATTACCCGCCTTCTCGAATTTAGTCGCCCTCATGAACAGGTAGCAGAATACGATCAACAGCGCCATGAAGAACAGACCGATTGCCGATGCTTGACCATAATCCAAAGTGGCATACGCTTTCATGAACATGTAGGAAGAAAGAATATTAGAGGAATTAGCTGGTCCTCCAGCCGTCATAATATAGATGAGATCAGCTGCGGCAAATACCCATATTGTCCGTAGTAATAAAGTAAGTACAATCGTTTGCTTAATGTAGCTGAAAGTAATATGCCAGAACTTAGACCATATCCCAGCACCATCGATAGAAGCAGCTTCGTACAAATCCTCAGGTATAGACTGCATGGCTGCAAGCAGCATGATGGCAAAGAAAGGAACTCCATACCAAATCATCGTCAGAATAACGGTGTACAGTGCTAGATTAGGATCGGATAAGAAATAGATTTTGTTCTCAATAATGCCCCATTTCATTAACAAGTCATTAACTGGACCATATTCGGCATTTAGCAACCAACGGAAGGTTAAGCCTACTACGAACGAGGATACCGCCCAAGGCAGAAATACAATCGCTTGGTAGAAGTTTCTTCCTGGGAATGGTTTTCTTAACGCCAAGGCTAAAATAAATCCTAGAACAAACTGCCCGCCTACTGTGAGTACAACCCACAGAAATGAATTGCGGAGAACCATACCGAAATTGGCGTCTTGAAAAACCGCTTTGAAGTTAGCTATCCCATTGAAGCCAATATCATTCGGAGCGGTAAGCTTATAGCTTTGAAAGGCATATAAGAAGGAGCTCAGCAAAGGGTAGATTAGGAAAATAAACAAAAGAAGAAAGCTTGGAGCTAGCATAAAGTAAGGCTCTTTTGATCTAAATCGTTTCATTAGAGGAATCCTCCTTGCCGTTCATGAATGTAAGCAGCAGGGAAAATCTCTTTTCCCTGCCCCACTTCCTGACTGGCTATTATTTCATTTGTGGCTTCGTTACATGTGGCAATGGTACTTCTGGGTTATCCTTCATATACTTCTGCTGCGCTTTCGTTAAGAAGTCACCCAGGTTTTTCAACGTTTGCTCAGCTGTCTGTTTGTTCAATAAATACTTCTGCACCTCAGCATCCATGAAGCTTTCACGGAATTCGCCTAGCTCTGGGAAATTACCCAGATCGGCAACCAAATAGCTGTCCGGATCATCCAAAGTGTCGATAAAGCCTTGCATTGGACCTTCAGCGAGCGTCTTGTCTTCATTCTTGAAGATCGGAATCATCGTCAAGGCATTGGAGTACTTCAAGTTATTTTCTGGAGAGGATAAGAACTCAATAAATTTCCAAGATTCATCCTTGTGCTTAGATTCTGCCGATACGCTGTAGCCCCAAGTTGCTGAAGCACCGATATAACGTTTGCCGTCCGCGCCTTTCGGATAAGGAATTACTGTCCAGCTATCATCCGTCATGGAAGATTTAGCTGTCGCAATAACTTCCGTTGTTTGGTTCAGGATACCTGTGACACCGGAGGTAAAGCCCTGTACCATTTCTTGATAGCCCCAGTTGATGGCATCCTTCGGTGCAAAGCCTTTCTTGTAAATATCCGTAAATCTAACAAAGGCTTCGAGCGCTTCCGGTCTCAACAACACGGACGTACCATCCTTCTCGTACGATTCGCCGCCTGTTACTGCCGTAATATAAGCGAAAATTTGGTCAAAGCCTGCACGTGATCCACGATAAGCCCATCCATAACGGTTTTTGGCAGGATCTGTTAGCTTCTCAGAAGCAGTGAACAATTCGTCCCAAGTCGTTGGAAGAGGTAGATTAGCATCTTTAAACCAATCTTTACGAACGAATAGAGCACTCGACATCAGAGCATCAGGCATGTAGTAGATCTCTTTGTACACTTTACGTTGAAGCTCTTCCATCGTGATTCCGCTTACAAAGTTAGTTAACTTGTCTTTATCCGACCAAGCATCATATCTAGTAGAGAGCGGTTCTAAGTAGCCAGCTGGAACGAATGTATTTAACCATGTAGGGTACATATTCACGACGTCAGGCATTGTTTTACTAGCCCCTTGCATCGCTAGCTTTTTGAAGGCTTGATCCCATGGCACCGTTTCCATTTTTACTCTGATGTCTGGATTTGCTTGTTCAAATGCTGCAATAACCTCGTTAAAATATTTTGTACGGTCTGGAGAAGGAGAGACGTCAACAAAGCTGATCTCCACCTTCTTATTGCTCGATCCCTTGTCCTCCCCATTCTTCGTTTCATTGGATGATGAACAAGCACTAATCGTTAACATTGCACCAACTAAAACTCCGGCTGTCACTTTCTTAAGCATGTGGTAATCCCCCTTGAAAATTTTGATTTATGAATTGGAGAAGCATACTGCGAATATTTCACTCACCTCCCTTAAAAGAAAAATCACCAAAATTTTACTATTGGATAGTTGTCTGACCAATTTGATCAAAACAATTTGGAGAAAAGCTAGTCTCCAATGCTCTTTAGATCGTTACGCATAATCTCAAAATGCTTGCTTATGAGCTTCTTCGCCTTTTTCGCATCGCCTTCTCTCATCGCTTCATAAATGAGACGGTGAAGCGGCTCAGTCTCTCTCCCGAATACATGAACATCCAATACATCAATAACACGATCCGCCCATAAGGTATCCATCTCCTTAATGGATTGAAACAATGTGAGCATTAAGCGATTGTCTGATCCTTCGTACAAGGTAAGGTGGAACAGGTAATCCTCTTGACGAGGAATTCCGCCTTTACTAATCTTGCGGTCATACTCATCAACAATTTCCCCAAGCTTATCTAAGTAGAAGGCTTGACCATTTTTAATAATCTGTTCGATTGCGTGCTTCTCCATCATTTCACGCATATCGATCATTTCAAGAATCGCCTTCTTCTCCATTGAAACCTTAAGAGTAAGGTTAGCCATTTCAGCTAATATCGTTTTTTCCGCACGCAGATACATCCCGCTGCCTGGCTTAATTTCGATTACACCATAGGATTCTAATTTCTTCATCGCTTCGCGAAAAGATGGACGGCTAATTTGAAACTGCTCGCAGAAAAACCGTTCAGTAGGCAGCCGATCTCCTTGGATGTAGCCCTTCTGCTCTATAAATTTAAGCACTTCCTCCGTTATGGATTCATGTAGCTTCTGTCTCTTTAATGATTTCAGCATCTCTATCACCCCAGATGGTAACTAGTAAGTTGTCAGACCAATTAATCGAATTGTACATTCTCCTGAAATCGCTGTCAATACAAAATAAGGATAAAATTTATGACTTGAAAGTTTGGAATGTAACCGTTATTATGATGGACATTGTGGCATATGCAATTGCAATGACACTAAAAAATACGAAAGGTGTGATGGTTATGACTAACAAATATTTAGACGGAAGACCGGAAACACATGCAACAATAGCAGCTAAAGATTACGGTATTGTTCTTAGACGTGGCAGCGAAGAGCTCGATGGCTTCGGCATTAGAGAACCCCTTATTTTCGAATCCGAAGGTACTTATTTCATGCATTACGATGCCTCTGATGACAAGACAGGCTGGAGAAATTATTTGGCAACCAGTAAGGATCTTATTAACTGGGAAAAGAAGGGTGTTATTCTTAACCTAGGGGTGGAAGGCGAGGACGATTCCAGCTGTGCTGTATATGGCGTAACTTATCTTGAAGACGGTGTGTGGCATATGTTCTATATCGGCTCCGATTACTATCGTGAGCATCCCTATGACATACCGGATTTCCCCTATGTCACTATGAAAGCAAAGTCCGACTCCCCTTACGGGCCGTGGATTAAGCAAGATATCGTTCCTTTCAGAATGAAGGAAAACACATACTACAGCACGACAGCAAGCTCTGGTGCAATCGTCAAGGCTGGAGACGAATATTTGCAATTTTTTAGTGCATCCGTATTAGATGCAAACAAGATTACGAAGCGGACTCTAGGCATCGCGCGCACTAAAGATCTAGACAAAGAATGGACGATTGATCCAGAGCCCCTCTTCCCTCTTGAGGAACAGATCGAGAACAGCACTGTTTTCTACGAGGAAGAAACCGAAACATGGTTCCTATTCACCAACCATGTAGGACTTAACGAAATTAAAGAATACACCGATGCTATATGGGTTTATTGGACTAAGGACATTCAAAACTGGGATGTTAATAACAAAGCTCTAGTACTGGACGGCAATATGTGTAGCTGGTCTAAAACAATCATTGGCGCACCTAGTGTTTTCCGACTTGGAAATAAATTAGCGCTATACTATGACGGTGTCGAAGGTGCTGGTTTTGATCATTTTTACCGGGATATCGGCCTTGCATGGCTTGACCTGCCAATCCAGCTGCCTCAGAAATAAATTTCATATGGCTTGCTCTGCATAATATGAATAATTACTGCATAAACCCCACTCTCTTATTGGTAAAACCAATCAAGAGGGCGGGGTTAGTTTGGTTTATCCTATTAAGAGATCGAATCGATTTTACTAATTCGGGGAATAATCCCTACGGGCAACTCATTTGAATTAACTACCAATTAAACAGCTCATATTCTTTTACAAAGCGAACCCCCTACTCTACCTTAACTTTGTTAAAAATTGACCCTTTCCACCCCTTTCCCAGTTTACATTACTTTTAACATGAAATTAACAGCTACCAAACAGTAGACGGATAAGATGGGCTTATGTCGCAAATCAGGTTTCTTGAATTTTGTGGACTGAGCTAAAAAATAGAAAAAAGTGGAGGTTTTCGTACGTGAAAAAGAAATTGATGCCGTTTGTCGTTTTAGCTTTAGTAGGTGGACTTATCGCTGGATGTGGATCGAACAACAATAATAGCTCCAGCAGCCCCTCGGAAAGTGCCGCAAGCCCTTCGGGGGACACAGCAGCTCCAGCCAAAAATATCAAAGAGCTTAAAATTAGCTTTGTTCCTTCCAAGGATCCGGATCAGATTATTACAGCAACCGATCCACTTAAGGACCTGTTGAAGACTCAATTGGCAGCCGAAGGCTACAATGTCGACAAGGTAAGCATAGATGTAGGTACAACTTACGAAGCAGTAGGAGAAGCGCTTATCGCAGGAACGACGGACATTGGATTTATTCCGGGCGGTACCTATGCATTGTACGATGACGGCGCGGACGTAATTCTGACAGCTACCCGTTCGGCTTTGTCGAATGATTCTGACAATGCCAAGGATTGGAACGACAACAAGCCTACGGATCCGACAAAAGAACAAGCGACTTATTACCGTTCATTGTTCATCGCCGGTCCTTCCAAGAAAGGCCAAGAGTTGGCCAGTAAAGTGAACAAAGGCGAGAAACTGACTTGGGACGAGCTAAACAGCGCCAACTGGGCTGTTATGTCGACCTCATCGTCTGCCGGCTATATCTATCCGACTTTATGGTTGCAAAACAATTACAGCAAGAGCATCACAGATTTGTCCCACGTGGTAACATCTGATTCTTACGGCAGTTCGTTTGCCCGTCTTGCTGCTGGCCAAGCTGACGTCATTGTCGCTTACGCAGATGCAAGAAGAGACTATGTTGACAAGTGGACGGCCGACTTCGGACAAAAAGCTTCGATCTGGGATGAGACGAATGTAATTGGTGTTACGCAAGGTATTTACAACGATACGATCAGTGTCAGCAAGAAATCTTCTCAGATAACGGATGAATTCAAAAAGGCGCTTCAAGATGCTTTCATTGCTATCGCTCAAACGGAGGAAGGCAAAAAGGTCATCGCGATCTACAGCCATGAAGGCTACAAAGTTGCCCAATCCTCTGACTACGACGGCGAGAGAGAAGCTCAGAAGCTGATCAAGAGTATGAAGAAGTAAATCGCAATCCCTATTAAATGGGTACTTTCCTTTCAAAGATGAGAGCATCATCTCCAAATGATGCTCTCATCTTTTCCTAAACTACAGGATCGGGGTATTACCATGATTGAGTTTATCGATGTACAAAAGACATATCCGAATGGCACAGTCGCCTTGCAAAATATTAATCTAAAAATAGCTCAGGGAGAATTTGTAGCAGTCATCGGTCTATCCGGTGCGGGCAAGTCAACGCTGATTCGTTGCATTAATCGGATGCATGATATTACCGGTGGGCAATTAAACGTAGATGACGTAGATGTAGCCAAGCTCAAGGGCAAGCAAGTTCGCCGCTTCCGCAGACGAATCGGGATGATCTTCCAATCCTTCAACCTGGTGACGAGGACTACAGTTATTAAGAATGTTCTTGTCTCCTTTGTGCCGGATCTTCCCGTATGGCGCAAGCTGACTGGAATCTTCACTAAGGAGCACAAGATCCAAGCTCTGGAAGCACTAGATAAGGTGGGCATCCTAGACAAAGCATTCATTCGCGTGGACCAGCTGTCGGGTGGGCAACAGCAGCGGGTAGCCTTGGCGCGTACGCTTGCCCAAAACCCCGCCATTATCCTAGCGGATGAGCCGATTGCTTCACTCGATCCTCTCACTGCTAAGCTGGTCATGGATGACTTCAAGAGAATCAATAAAGAGATGAACATCTCCGTTATCATGAATATTCACCATGTGGAAATAGCTTTGGAATATGCTGATCGCATCATTGGGATAAGTAAAGGAGCAGTCGTCTTTGACGGAAAGTCTGCCAAGGTAACCAAAGAAATCCTAGACGCTATTTACGCCGGCAAAGCGAACGAAATGAAATCCTCGTCGGAGGAGTCCTCGGCCCATGTATGATAAAATTTTCCCGCCCAAAAAAATTATGCTGCCCGGCGGCAAGATTGTTCTTGAGAAGCGGACTAGAATGCCGCTTATTATACTTGTACTAATTACTGCGACTATTCTATCCGTGAACATAACGGAATTTAATCTCCACAAACTTATTACGAGAATTGGCAAGTTCTTCGGCATTCTTGGGGATATGATCCCTCCGGAATGGAGCTATTTGTCCAGCTTGTGGCCCGCATTAGTTGCCACCCTGCAGATGTCGCTGCTCGGCTCGATGATCGGGGCACTGCTAGCTCTCCCGTTCGCTATTTTGGCTTCTGCGAATATTATTCGCAGCAGAACAATTGTGACTATCTTTAGAGTAATTCTCAGTCTATTGAGGACACTTCCTACGCTTGTGACGGCTTTGATTGCTACCTTTGTTTTTGGCTTGGGTCCAACCGCTGGAGTTGTCGCTATACTGCTCTTTACTCTCTCGTATGTTGGTAAGCTACTGTATGAACAAATCGAGAACGCCGATATGAGACCCTTCGAGGCAATGGAATCGATCGGCATGACCCGGCTTCAAGCGTTTCGCTATGCCATTATGCCGCAAGTGCTGCCGGGATATTTGTCCACCTCCTTGTTCTGCTTCGAAGGTAATGTCCGTTATGCGGCCATTCTGGGTTATGTAGGAGCTGGGGGCGTAGGACTCCTTATCAATGAAAATATCGGCTGGCGCGATTATCCGAACGTGGGGATGATTATCTTGGCGTTGGTCGTAGTCGTATATCTGATCGAGATGGTTAGTGAGCACTTCAGAAAAAAGTTAATTTAAGGAGTAGTTGGCGCTATGACGACAGTACTGAAGCAATTACATGCTTCGCCACGTAACCACCGTTATATCCTGACTGTTACGGTGATCATCCTCATCCTCTTTGTCTGGTCATTGGCCTCTGTAAATCTCCAGGATATGAATCAGAGCGGGTTCAAGATTGCACTTAATATCCTGAAAGGGATCACACATCCCGATCTCGATTTGCTATTCAATGTATCCAAGCAAAGCATTCTATACCTGCTAGTTCAAACCGCTGCAATTGCTTTCCTGGGTACGATTGTCGGTGCGATTTTATCTATCCCACTCGCCTTTTTAGCAGCTTCCAACATTGTTCCCAAGCCGATCTCCTGGCTTACGCGGCTTCTGCTAATCGTAATCCGGACGATTCCGGCTCTGGTCTATGGGTTGATGTTTATCCGAGTATCGGGTCCGGGACCCTTCGCAGGGGTGCTGACAGTCGGTTTAACCTCCATCGGCATGCTCGCCAAATTGTATGTGGATGCGATTGAAGAATTGGACACGCGGGTGCTGGAGTCGATGACTTCCATCGGCTGTTCTACACTTGAGAAGATTCGTTATGGCATTTTTCCACAGTTGTTATCGATATTCCTGTCGGTCACCATCTATCGCTTCGATATGAATATGCGCGAGGCTTCGATCCTGGGCCTTGTTGGTGCCGGAGGAATCGGAGCCCCGCTGATCTTCGCTATGAACGGGTACAAGTGGAGTCAGGTCGGATCCATCCTGATCGGATTGGTTATTCTCATCTTGATCATTGAATGGATGTCCAATCGAATTCGTGCCAAACTAATAAACGGTTAAAAGCTCACTTCATATTTTAATAAACGACCTTCCAGTTATGGTCACATGAGGCGCGGATAATTCCGCGCCTCATAATATGATCGGCCAGAATTTCCGTCATGTCCGTAGGAATCTCCCGTACGACAGGCTTGTCCTTGATCATATCGAAGTTGCCCCCGCCACCTGCGCGATAGCTGTTCATGACAACCTCATAAGCCCCATCTGGGTTTAGAGGCTCGCCATGCCGTAGCAGCTTGACGACCCGCTGTCCCTCAGGCTTTAAGATATCAAGCTCATATTCGATCCCTTCCCACATATCGTAATTAAAGTGCTGCGGCTTCGGCCACAGGTAAGATTCGGACACCCGCAAGCTGCCCGTCTGTTCCTCAATCACGAAGTATCGGGCATTCTGCTCAAGCGCTTCGCGGATGTCGCGGCCGCTTAGGAGCACGACCTTAAGCGTGTTGGGATATATGTAGTTGGATACTACGTCACGCATCGTGATCCGTTGCTCGAACCCTCTGGCCTCATTAGTAAAAATAGCTGCGCACGAAATCTCTGTCCCCGTTACTTCCATTTGCACGCGATTGACGAATTCCGTGAAGGCATGATCTGTCTGTCGCGCCGCGAACGGGTCCTTTATCGACAGATCGCCCTCCGCCGTACCGATCGGCTGATCCAGCCATTCCTGAGTCCTCCGTTCGTCCTCGATAAACAGAGCGAAGAAGTCCTCATCCGCCGTTACGGAATCATCCACATGAATCAATTCGGCCATCTTGCGCCCAATTTCCCATCCACCGTCCGCCTTTTGCTCGAATACAAGTTGAATTTTGGCGATTGCCTGTCCTGCGCTGCCAGGCTGCGCGAACGCTATGCCATTCAGTTCACCAGCAAGCAGTCGATGCTGGTGTCCCGTCAGCAAGGCATCGATGCCTTCCAGACGACTGCACATCTCATAGCCCTGATTTTCCCCGGTCAGTGGTTCGGTCGCCTCCCCAGTAGCCGGGTCCCGCTCGAATCCACCGTGATAGCAAACGACGACCGCATCCGGATTCTCAGTTTCGCGGATAAGCTTGACCCAGTGTTGTGTCGTTGCCAGTGCATCCTCAAAGGCTAGACCTTGAATATTAGATGGATCCTCCCAGTTCGGGATATAGTGTGTCGTGACGCCGAGCACGGCAATTCGAATACCAGCAGGCATCTCGAATATCCGGTAAGGCTGTCCGAACGCCGGCTGTCCGTCAGCTTTATTCACGATATTGGCGGATAACCAAGGGCAGGAGGACTCCTCGGTTGCCTTATTCAACAGCTCCAATCCGTAATTGAATTCATGATTGCCAAGAACGGCTACATCATAGCGAAGGACGTTAAGAGCTCTAGCAGCAGGATGGATACCGCTTCGGTCATTTTTGGCATAGTGGTACATAAAAGGCGTGCCTTGTAAAATGTCTCCGTTGTCGATTAGCAGAAGCGCCGGGTTCTCACTTCTCTCCCTGCGAATGATGTTAGACAGCTTCGCAAGCCCGAGTGGCTTGTCTTCAGGCCCCCGATAATCAGTCGGAAAGAAATGTCCATGCAAATCGCTTGTTCCAAGCAGAGTAACTGTGACTGTGTTTTGAGAGTTCAATCTGGTTCTTCCTCCTATCCAATACTCGCCTTTACTACTGGTTATGGCTCTTTCAAGACTATTTTATACTGAAAGGATAAAATCCCCTATATACTATACTGATTTTGGAAAAGAAAATCATAGGTTTCGTCTCTGTTACTCAGGTTTTCAT
This portion of the Cohnella abietis genome encodes:
- a CDS encoding trans-sulfuration enzyme family protein, encoding MSKQLGKKTKDAGMQTILAHYGDETFLGAVVPPVFINTLFTFDSYEAFQQSQWQEETYYYSRISNPTQQIAEKKLAALEKGEAAKLFTSGMAAISSTLLHCLSQGDHVVCSYPIYNGTYQLLQNYLPKFGITADFVDFRQLDQVQAAIKPNTKMLYCEGFSTFFMDVFDIPAVVQIAKEHQLLTVMDNTCATPATMRPIEWGIDIVIHSASKYLSGHSDVTAGVVIASQERIDAIANNEIALLGATLAPLEAWLLTRGLKTFGLRMKQHAESAMQIALMLSQHPQVSRVNLPLLEQHEQHELAVKQFSGSTGLFSFELHGGPSAVAKLMNNLKLFQIGVSWGGFESLIYSPGLGINPEQKTRTEHETRLEHTARISVGLEDIDDLMEDFNQALASL
- a CDS encoding carbohydrate ABC transporter permease — its product is MIRTQRALITISRVLILTMFLLGVLLPFYWLFITSLKPKLDILTTDIQYWPKNFTLDNYRVLWQSSNFDVFLKNSVLVSLGTGLFTTCFAILGGYALARYKFRGKQMAVYGLLLTQMIPGVMVMIPTVILFSKIGLMNNLGGLIMIYIVGNIPFCLILMRSFFDRIPVDLEEAALIDGCSKLRALFRVVLPIMLPGIVATFVFAFIGAWNELLCAIMFISSDEFKTIPVGLSMFVQNYDVNWGVMTAGAVMALVPSLIMFAIVQRFVVDGLTDGAVKG
- a CDS encoding carbohydrate ABC transporter permease, coding for MKRFRSKEPYFMLAPSFLLLFIFLIYPLLSSFLYAFQSYKLTAPNDIGFNGIANFKAVFQDANFGMVLRNSFLWVVLTVGGQFVLGFILALALRKPFPGRNFYQAIVFLPWAVSSFVVGLTFRWLLNAEYGPVNDLLMKWGIIENKIYFLSDPNLALYTVILTMIWYGVPFFAIMLLAAMQSIPEDLYEAASIDGAGIWSKFWHITFSYIKQTIVLTLLLRTIWVFAAADLIYIMTAGGPANSSNILSSYMFMKAYATLDYGQASAIGLFFMALLIVFCYLFMRATKFEKAGNF
- a CDS encoding ABC transporter substrate-binding protein, with the translated sequence MLKKVTAGVLVGAMLTISACSSSNETKNGEDKGSSNKKVEISFVDVSPSPDRTKYFNEVIAAFEQANPDIRVKMETVPWDQAFKKLAMQGASKTMPDVVNMYPTWLNTFVPAGYLEPLSTRYDAWSDKDKLTNFVSGITMEELQRKVYKEIYYMPDALMSSALFVRKDWFKDANLPLPTTWDELFTASEKLTDPAKNRYGWAYRGSRAGFDQIFAYITAVTGGESYEKDGTSVLLRPEALEAFVRFTDIYKKGFAPKDAINWGYQEMVQGFTSGVTGILNQTTEVIATAKSSMTDDSWTVIPYPKGADGKRYIGASATWGYSVSAESKHKDESWKFIEFLSSPENNLKYSNALTMIPIFKNEDKTLAEGPMQGFIDTLDDPDSYLVADLGNFPELGEFRESFMDAEVQKYLLNKQTAEQTLKNLGDFLTKAQQKYMKDNPEVPLPHVTKPQMK
- a CDS encoding FadR/GntR family transcriptional regulator; translation: MLKSLKRQKLHESITEEVLKFIEQKGYIQGDRLPTERFFCEQFQISRPSFREAMKKLESYGVIEIKPGSGMYLRAEKTILAEMANLTLKVSMEKKAILEMIDMREMMEKHAIEQIIKNGQAFYLDKLGEIVDEYDRKISKGGIPRQEDYLFHLTLYEGSDNRLMLTLFQSIKEMDTLWADRVIDVLDVHVFGRETEPLHRLIYEAMREGDAKKAKKLISKHFEIMRNDLKSIGD
- a CDS encoding glycoside hydrolase family protein; translation: MKVWNVTVIMMDIVAYAIAMTLKNTKGVMVMTNKYLDGRPETHATIAAKDYGIVLRRGSEELDGFGIREPLIFESEGTYFMHYDASDDKTGWRNYLATSKDLINWEKKGVILNLGVEGEDDSSCAVYGVTYLEDGVWHMFYIGSDYYREHPYDIPDFPYVTMKAKSDSPYGPWIKQDIVPFRMKENTYYSTTASSGAIVKAGDEYLQFFSASVLDANKITKRTLGIARTKDLDKEWTIDPEPLFPLEEQIENSTVFYEEETETWFLFTNHVGLNEIKEYTDAIWVYWTKDIQNWDVNNKALVLDGNMCSWSKTIIGAPSVFRLGNKLALYYDGVEGAGFDHFYRDIGLAWLDLPIQLPQK
- a CDS encoding phosphate/phosphite/phosphonate ABC transporter substrate-binding protein, whose product is MPFVVLALVGGLIAGCGSNNNNSSSSPSESAASPSGDTAAPAKNIKELKISFVPSKDPDQIITATDPLKDLLKTQLAAEGYNVDKVSIDVGTTYEAVGEALIAGTTDIGFIPGGTYALYDDGADVILTATRSALSNDSDNAKDWNDNKPTDPTKEQATYYRSLFIAGPSKKGQELASKVNKGEKLTWDELNSANWAVMSTSSSAGYIYPTLWLQNNYSKSITDLSHVVTSDSYGSSFARLAAGQADVIVAYADARRDYVDKWTADFGQKASIWDETNVIGVTQGIYNDTISVSKKSSQITDEFKKALQDAFIAIAQTEEGKKVIAIYSHEGYKVAQSSDYDGEREAQKLIKSMKK
- the phnC gene encoding phosphonate ABC transporter ATP-binding protein, with product MIEFIDVQKTYPNGTVALQNINLKIAQGEFVAVIGLSGAGKSTLIRCINRMHDITGGQLNVDDVDVAKLKGKQVRRFRRRIGMIFQSFNLVTRTTVIKNVLVSFVPDLPVWRKLTGIFTKEHKIQALEALDKVGILDKAFIRVDQLSGGQQQRVALARTLAQNPAIILADEPIASLDPLTAKLVMDDFKRINKEMNISVIMNIHHVEIALEYADRIIGISKGAVVFDGKSAKVTKEILDAIYAGKANEMKSSSEESSAHV